In a genomic window of Streptococcus oralis:
- a CDS encoding VWA domain-containing protein — protein sequence MDKSFMKQQRFSFRKMKVGLASVAILFAFAQVGQVSADETTQPASTSAETVKKTEANKSAVEAAVAEIKADEAKPVVNQSDAKPGELVDVSKKVSPIDVKERQEGDQKIHEETATVEVTKTEVAPVKSEELPAPKTETTESTVSGKDEDGNSYTQYERVDKTTTVEIKKATRTISKSNSADIVFVVDRSASMSRTIDTVRNNINEFARNLAKDGVAARFGLATFSDEVYGRIGGLADEGTILTKFNESYFTSDPAELEKALAGIKLAHGGDFPETSTPTLTQIVSTYDWSKSPKNKKFVVLLTDAPMKEDPSIPTMANTLASLKAAKIERIVATSTGTDISYKDFVSEGRLMNINRNLADSLTKDATTWIVETVTEGHNYKVTKDNYQFYLERRTTLPVAQTGSATPTTTVPVATAYKKEVAKLPDTGSNDTANYGIVGLGLLMAGLGLTVSNRKSKEQ from the coding sequence ATGGATAAATCATTTATGAAACAACAACGTTTTTCATTCCGTAAAATGAAAGTTGGGTTGGCTTCTGTAGCAATTTTGTTTGCTTTTGCTCAGGTCGGACAAGTGTCTGCAGATGAAACAACACAACCGGCATCTACTTCAGCTGAAACAGTAAAGAAAACCGAAGCAAATAAATCGGCAGTCGAAGCTGCTGTAGCAGAAATTAAAGCTGATGAGGCGAAACCAGTCGTTAACCAATCAGATGCAAAACCTGGAGAACTTGTTGATGTTTCTAAGAAGGTTTCACCTATTGACGTGAAAGAACGCCAAGAAGGTGATCAAAAGATTCATGAAGAAACTGCAACAGTCGAAGTCACAAAGACAGAAGTGGCACCTGTAAAAAGTGAAGAACTTCCTGCTCCAAAGACTGAAACAACTGAGAGTACAGTGAGTGGGAAAGATGAAGATGGAAATTCTTATACCCAATATGAACGTGTTGATAAAACAACTACAGTCGAAATCAAGAAAGCGACAAGAACGATTTCAAAATCTAACTCTGCCGATATCGTTTTTGTTGTTGACCGTTCAGCATCTATGTCTCGAACTATTGACACTGTCCGTAACAATATCAATGAGTTTGCAAGAAATCTTGCTAAAGATGGAGTAGCAGCACGTTTTGGATTAGCTACCTTTAGTGATGAAGTATATGGACGTATAGGTGGATTAGCAGATGAGGGTACAATTTTAACAAAATTTAATGAATCTTATTTTACCTCTGACCCAGCTGAGCTTGAAAAAGCCTTAGCAGGCATTAAGCTTGCACATGGTGGAGACTTCCCTGAAACATCTACACCTACTCTTACACAAATTGTTTCAACCTACGACTGGTCTAAGTCACCTAAAAATAAAAAGTTTGTCGTATTGTTGACAGATGCTCCAATGAAGGAGGATCCTTCAATTCCAACGATGGCGAATACTCTTGCGTCTTTGAAAGCCGCAAAAATCGAAAGAATTGTTGCAACTTCGACAGGGACCGATATTAGCTATAAAGATTTTGTATCTGAAGGTCGATTAATGAATATTAATCGTAACTTGGCTGATTCTTTAACTAAGGATGCAACTACATGGATTGTTGAAACTGTGACTGAAGGACACAATTACAAGGTAACGAAAGATAATTACCAATTTTACCTAGAACGTCGTACAACACTACCTGTTGCTCAGACAGGAAGTGCGACTCCAACTACCACAGTTCCAGTAGCTACAGCTTATAAAAAAGAAGTGGCGAAACTCCCTGATACAGGAAGTAATGATACAGCGAACTATGGTATTGTAGGACTTGGCCTCCTAATGGCTGGACTTGGCTTAACTGTAAGCAATAGAAAGTCTAAGGAACAGTAA
- a CDS encoding DEAD/DEAH box helicase yields MSFKKFQFKNYIVEALEELKFATPTEVQEKLIPIVLAGRDLVGESKTGSGKTHTFLLPIFQQLDETSDSVQAVITAPSRELATQIYQAARQIAAHSDVEVRVVNYVGGTDKARQIEKLASNQPHIVIGTPGRIYDLVKSGDLAIHKAKTFVIDEADMTLDMGFLETVDKIAGSLPKDLQFMVFSATIPQKLQPFLKKYLSNPVMEKIKTKTVISDTIDNWLISTKGRDKNAQIYQLTQLMQPYLAMIFVNTKTRADELHSYLTAQGLKVAKIHGDIAPRERKRIMNQVKNLDFEYIVATDLAARGIDIEGVSHVINDAIPQDLSFFVHRVGRTGRNGLPGTAITLYQPSDDSDIRELEKLGIKFTPKMVKDGEFQDTYDRDRRANREKKQDKLDIEMIGLVKKKKKKVKPGYKKKIQWAVDEKRRKTKRAENRARGRAERKAKRQTF; encoded by the coding sequence ATGTCATTTAAGAAATTTCAATTTAAAAATTATATAGTAGAAGCCTTGGAGGAGTTGAAATTTGCAACTCCTACAGAGGTGCAAGAAAAATTAATCCCTATTGTACTGGCAGGTCGTGACTTGGTGGGCGAGTCGAAAACAGGTTCAGGAAAGACTCATACTTTCTTATTACCAATTTTCCAACAATTAGATGAAACTAGCGATAGTGTGCAAGCGGTCATTACTGCACCAAGTCGTGAGTTGGCCACTCAAATCTACCAAGCAGCTCGTCAGATTGCAGCTCACTCAGATGTCGAAGTTCGTGTGGTGAATTATGTGGGTGGTACGGATAAGGCGCGTCAGATTGAAAAACTTGCCAGCAACCAGCCTCATATCGTTATCGGAACGCCAGGTCGTATCTATGACTTGGTCAAATCTGGTGATTTGGCTATTCACAAGGCCAAGACCTTTGTAATTGATGAAGCCGATATGACCTTGGATATGGGATTCTTGGAAACCGTTGATAAGATTGCAGGAAGCCTTCCAAAAGACTTGCAATTCATGGTCTTTTCAGCAACTATTCCACAAAAATTGCAACCGTTCTTGAAGAAATACTTGTCAAATCCTGTCATGGAAAAAATTAAGACTAAGACAGTCATCTCAGATACCATTGATAACTGGTTGATTTCGACCAAGGGCCGTGATAAGAATGCTCAGATTTACCAACTGACTCAGTTGATGCAGCCTTATTTAGCTATGATTTTTGTTAACACAAAAACGCGTGCTGATGAATTGCATTCTTACTTGACTGCTCAAGGCTTGAAGGTGGCAAAGATTCATGGAGATATTGCTCCTCGTGAACGCAAACGGATCATGAATCAGGTGAAAAATCTGGATTTTGAGTACATTGTTGCAACAGACTTGGCAGCGCGTGGAATTGACATTGAAGGGGTCAGCCATGTTATCAATGATGCCATTCCGCAAGACTTGTCTTTCTTTGTTCACCGTGTTGGACGTACTGGACGCAACGGACTGCCTGGTACAGCGATTACCCTTTACCAGCCTAGTGATGACTCGGATATCCGTGAGTTGGAGAAATTAGGAATCAAGTTTACTCCTAAGATGGTCAAAGACGGAGAGTTTCAAGATACCTATGACCGTGATCGTCGTGCCAATCGTGAAAAGAAGCAGGATAAGCTTGATATCGAAATGATTGGCTTGGTCAAAAAGAAAAAGAAAAAAGTCAAACCAGGCTATAAGAAGAAGATTCAATGGGCGGTGGATGAAAAACGTCGCAAAACCAAGCGTGCTGAAAATCGTGCACGTGGCCGTGCAGAGCGAAAAGCCAAACGCCAAACATTTTAA
- a CDS encoding endonuclease/exonuclease/phosphatase family protein: MKFLTLNTHSWMEKEAEEKFQILLQDILDKDYDLICFQEINQEMTSPEVEVNNHYQALPSAEPIHQDHYVRLLVEKLSEKGKNYYWTWAYNHIGYDRYHEGVAILSKTPIKAREILVSDVDDPTDYHTRRVALAETEVEGKELALASVHLSWWDKGFQEEWARFEAVLKELKKPLILAGDFNNPAGQEGYQAILASPLGLQDAFEVAKERSGSYTVPPEIDGWKGNTEPLRIDYVFTTKELEVESLQVVFDGQNSPQVSDHYGLNAVLTWK; the protein is encoded by the coding sequence ATGAAATTTCTAACACTCAATACCCACAGTTGGATGGAGAAGGAAGCAGAGGAAAAATTCCAAATCTTGCTCCAAGATATTCTTGACAAAGATTATGATTTGATTTGTTTTCAAGAAATTAATCAAGAAATGACTTCGCCGGAGGTAGAGGTTAACAATCACTATCAAGCTTTACCATCAGCAGAACCCATTCATCAGGATCACTATGTTAGACTTTTGGTTGAAAAATTGTCTGAGAAAGGGAAAAACTACTACTGGACTTGGGCTTACAATCATATTGGCTATGACCGCTACCATGAAGGAGTAGCTATCTTATCTAAGACACCGATTAAAGCCAGAGAAATTTTAGTTTCGGATGTAGATGATCCAACAGACTATCATACTCGCCGTGTTGCCTTGGCTGAGACAGAGGTTGAAGGCAAGGAACTTGCTCTTGCAAGTGTTCATCTCTCTTGGTGGGATAAAGGTTTCCAAGAAGAATGGGCACGATTTGAGGCTGTACTAAAAGAGTTGAAGAAACCTCTAATTTTAGCGGGTGATTTTAATAATCCAGCTGGTCAGGAAGGCTATCAAGCGATTTTAGCTAGCCCATTAGGATTACAAGACGCGTTTGAAGTTGCAAAAGAAAGAAGTGGTAGCTATACAGTACCACCAGAAATTGATGGTTGGAAAGGCAATACTGAACCACTACGAATCGACTACGTCTTTACGACCAAAGAGTTAGAAGTAGAGAGTTTACAAGTAGTTTTTGATGGGCAGAATAGTCCACAAGTCAGTGATCATTATGGTTTGAATGCTGTATTGACCTGGAAATAA
- a CDS encoding PTS transporter subunit IIBC, giving the protein MMKATFKNVLSFEFWQKFGKALMVVIAVMPAAGLMISIGKSIVMIDPNLAPLVITGGILEQIGWGVIGNLHILFALAIGGSWAKERAGGAFAAGLAFILINRITGTIFGVTGDMLKNPEAMVTTFFGGSIKVADYFISVLEAPALNMGVFVGIISGFVGATAYNKYYNFRKLPDALSFFNGKRFVPFVVILRSTIAAILLAAFWPVVQTGINNFGIWIANSQETAPVLAPFLYGTLERLLLPFGLHHMLTIPMNYTALGGTYEVLTGAAKGTQVFGQDPLWLAWVTDLVNLKGSNADQYQHLLTTVTPARFKVGQMIGSFGILMGVIVAIYRNVDADKKHQYKGMMIATALATFLTGVTEPIEYMFMFIATPLYLVYSLVQGAAFAMADIVHLRVHSFGSIEFLTRTPLAINAGIGMDIVNFIWVTVLFAVIMYFIANFMIKKFNYATPGRNGNYETSEGASEEATPGTPKVAAASQAVNIINLLGGRANIVDVDACMTRLRVTVKDADRVGTEEQWKAEGAMGLVMKGQGVQAIYGPKADVLKSDIQDILDSGEIIPETLPSQMTENQQNTVHYKGVTEEVYSVADGQVVALEQVEDPVFAQKMMGDGFAVEPANGNIVSPVTGTVSSIFPTKHALGLVTDSGLEVLVHIGLDTVSLEGKPFTVHVSEGQKVAAGDLLVTADLDAIREAGRKTSTVVVFTNGDVLKSVKLEQTGSLAAKTAVAKVEL; this is encoded by the coding sequence ATGATGAAAGCTACATTCAAAAATGTCTTGTCTTTCGAATTTTGGCAAAAATTCGGTAAGGCTTTAATGGTGGTTATCGCCGTTATGCCAGCGGCGGGATTGATGATCTCAATCGGTAAATCAATCGTGATGATCGACCCAAACCTTGCTCCTCTAGTGATTACAGGTGGAATCCTTGAGCAAATTGGTTGGGGGGTTATCGGTAACCTTCATATCTTGTTCGCCCTTGCTATTGGGGGAAGCTGGGCAAAAGAACGTGCAGGTGGTGCATTTGCAGCCGGACTTGCCTTTATCTTGATTAACCGTATTACAGGTACTATCTTCGGTGTTACAGGTGATATGTTGAAAAACCCTGAAGCAATGGTTACTACCTTCTTTGGTGGTTCAATCAAGGTTGCTGACTACTTTATCAGCGTTCTTGAGGCACCAGCGCTTAACATGGGGGTTTTCGTAGGGATTATCTCTGGTTTTGTTGGGGCAACAGCTTATAACAAATACTACAACTTCCGTAAACTTCCTGATGCCCTTTCATTCTTCAATGGTAAACGTTTCGTACCATTCGTCGTTATTCTTCGTTCAACTATTGCTGCAATTCTACTTGCTGCCTTTTGGCCAGTAGTTCAAACAGGTATCAACAACTTTGGTATTTGGATTGCCAACTCACAAGAAACTGCTCCAGTCCTTGCACCATTCTTGTATGGTACTTTGGAACGTTTGCTCTTGCCATTCGGTCTTCACCACATGTTGACAATCCCAATGAACTACACAGCTCTTGGTGGAACATACGAAGTGTTAACTGGTGCAGCAAAAGGAACACAAGTATTTGGTCAAGATCCACTTTGGCTTGCATGGGTAACTGACCTTGTTAACCTTAAAGGTTCAAATGCTGACCAATACCAACACCTTCTTACAACAGTCACTCCAGCTCGTTTCAAAGTTGGACAAATGATCGGTTCATTTGGTATCTTGATGGGTGTCATCGTTGCTATCTACCGCAATGTTGATGCTGACAAGAAACACCAATACAAGGGTATGATGATTGCGACAGCTCTTGCAACATTCTTGACAGGGGTTACTGAACCAATCGAGTACATGTTCATGTTCATCGCAACACCTCTTTACCTTGTATACTCACTAGTTCAAGGTGCTGCCTTTGCTATGGCAGATATTGTTCACCTTCGTGTCCACTCATTCGGTTCAATTGAATTCTTGACTCGTACACCATTGGCAATTAATGCTGGTATTGGTATGGATATCGTTAACTTTATCTGGGTAACTGTTCTCTTTGCGGTTATCATGTACTTCATTGCCAACTTCATGATTAAGAAATTCAACTACGCAACTCCAGGACGTAACGGAAACTACGAAACATCTGAAGGAGCATCAGAAGAAGCAACTCCTGGAACTCCAAAAGTTGCAGCAGCTTCTCAAGCCGTAAATATCATTAACCTTCTTGGTGGTCGTGCAAATATCGTAGATGTGGATGCATGTATGACTCGTCTTCGTGTAACTGTTAAAGATGCAGATCGCGTTGGTACTGAGGAACAATGGAAAGCAGAAGGAGCTATGGGTCTTGTCATGAAAGGACAAGGTGTCCAAGCTATCTACGGACCAAAAGCTGACGTATTGAAATCTGATATCCAAGATATTCTTGACTCAGGTGAAATTATTCCTGAAACTCTTCCAAGCCAAATGACAGAAAACCAACAAAATACTGTACACTACAAAGGTGTAACTGAAGAAGTTTACTCAGTAGCTGACGGTCAAGTTGTTGCTTTGGAACAAGTGGAAGATCCAGTTTTTGCTCAAAAAATGATGGGTGATGGATTTGCAGTAGAACCAGCAAATGGTAACATTGTATCTCCAGTTACTGGTACTGTATCAAGTATCTTCCCAACAAAACACGCTCTTGGTCTTGTCACTGACTCAGGTCTTGAAGTGCTTGTTCATATTGGTTTGGATACAGTAAGTCTTGAAGGAAAACCATTTACTGTTCATGTCTCTGAAGGACAAAAAGTAGCTGCTGGTGATCTTCTTGTCACAGCTGACTTGGATGCTATTCGAGAAGCAGGACGCAAAACATCAACAGTGGTTGTCTTCACAAATGGTGATGTCCTCAAATCAGTTAAATTAGAACAAACAGGTTCTCTTGCAGCCAAAACAGCAGTTGCTAAAGTAGAATTGTAA
- the ftsX gene encoding permease-like cell division protein FtsX — protein MISRFFRHLFESLKSLKRNGWMTVAAVSSVMITLTLVALFASVIFNTAKLATDIENNVRVMVYIRKDVADNSETIEKEGQTVTNNDYHKVYDALKAMPAVKSVTFSSKEEQYEKLTETMGDDWKVFEGDANPLYDAYVVDTNSPSDVKTVAEEAKKIEGVSEVQDGGANTQRLFELASFIRVWGLVIAGLLIFIAVFLISNTIRITIISRSREIQIMRLVGAKNGYIRGPFLLEGAFIGLLGAAIPSVLVFFVYNMVYQSVNKSLVGQNLSMITPDVFIPLMTVLLFIIGIFIGSIGSGISMRRFLKI, from the coding sequence ATGATTAGTAGATTTTTTCGCCATTTATTTGAATCATTAAAAAGTTTAAAACGAAATGGCTGGATGACAGTAGCAGCAGTGAGTTCGGTTATGATTACCTTAACACTCGTTGCCCTGTTTGCATCTGTAATTTTTAATACAGCAAAACTGGCTACCGACATTGAAAACAACGTTCGGGTCATGGTTTACATTCGTAAGGATGTAGCTGATAACAGTGAAACGATTGAAAAAGAAGGTCAGACAGTTACCAATAATGACTACCACAAGGTCTATGATGCTTTGAAAGCTATGCCTGCTGTTAAAAGTGTTACCTTCTCAAGTAAAGAAGAACAGTACGAAAAACTAACGGAAACAATGGGTGACGATTGGAAGGTCTTTGAAGGGGATGCAAACCCTCTCTATGATGCTTATGTCGTTGATACAAATTCTCCGAGTGATGTTAAAACGGTAGCTGAAGAAGCTAAAAAAATTGAGGGAGTATCAGAGGTTCAAGATGGTGGAGCCAACACTCAAAGACTTTTTGAACTAGCTTCCTTTATCCGTGTTTGGGGATTGGTTATTGCAGGGCTCTTGATTTTTATCGCAGTCTTCCTCATTTCCAATACCATTCGTATCACTATTATTTCACGTAGTCGTGAGATTCAGATCATGCGTCTTGTAGGAGCGAAAAATGGCTATATCCGTGGTCCATTCTTGCTAGAAGGTGCTTTTATTGGCTTGCTTGGTGCAGCGATTCCTTCAGTCCTTGTATTCTTTGTTTACAATATGGTTTATCAATCTGTCAATAAATCCTTGGTAGGTCAAAACTTGTCAATGATTACACCAGATGTGTTTATTCCTCTGATGACAGTCCTATTATTTATAATTGGAATTTTCATTGGTTCAATTGGTTCAGGGATTTCGATGCGTCGATTCTTGAAGATCTAG
- the ftsE gene encoding cell division ATP-binding protein FtsE, with protein MSIIEMRDVVKKYDNGTTALRGVSVTIEPGEFAYIVGPSGAGKSTFIRALYREVKIEKGSLTVAGFNLVKIKKKDVPLLRRSVGVVFQDYKLLPKKTVYENIAYAMEVIGESRRNIKKRVMEVLDLVGLKHKVRSFPNELSGGEQQRIAIARAIVNNPKVLIADEPTGNLDPDNSWEIMNLLERINLQGTTVLMATHNSQIVNTLRHRVIAIENGRVVRDEAKGEYGYDD; from the coding sequence ATGTCAATCATTGAAATGAGAGATGTTGTCAAAAAGTATGACAATGGAACGACTGCCCTGCGTGGAGTATCTGTTACCATTGAACCAGGAGAGTTTGCCTATATCGTAGGACCTTCTGGGGCAGGTAAGTCAACCTTTATTCGAGCTTTATACCGAGAAGTAAAGATCGAAAAAGGAAGCCTAACAGTTGCAGGCTTTAATTTAGTTAAAATTAAGAAGAAAGATGTCCCACTGCTACGTCGTAGTGTTGGGGTAGTCTTTCAGGATTACAAACTCTTGCCTAAGAAGACTGTTTATGAGAATATTGCCTATGCAATGGAAGTAATCGGTGAGAGCCGTCGCAACATCAAAAAACGTGTTATGGAAGTATTGGACCTGGTTGGTTTGAAACATAAGGTTCGCTCTTTCCCTAATGAACTCTCAGGTGGAGAGCAGCAACGGATTGCGATTGCGCGTGCGATTGTCAACAATCCTAAAGTATTGATTGCCGATGAACCAACGGGAAACTTGGACCCAGATAATTCATGGGAAATTATGAATCTGTTGGAACGCATCAATCTCCAAGGTACTACTGTCTTGATGGCAACTCACAATAGCCAGATTGTAAATACCTTGCGCCACCGTGTCATTGCCATTGAAAATGGCCGTGTCGTTCGTGACGAAGCTAAAGGAGAATATGGATACGATGATTAG
- the prfB gene encoding peptide chain release factor 2 (programmed frameshift), with translation MDISEIRQKIDANREKLASFRGSLDLEGLEEEIAILENKMTEPDFWNDNIAAQKTSQELNELKNTYNTFRKMEELQDEVEILLDFLAEDESVHDELVEQLTELDKMMTSYEMTLLLSEPYDHNNAILEIHPGSGGTEAQDWGDMLLRMYTRYGNAKGFKVEVLDYQAGDEAGIKSVTLSFEGPNAYGLLKSEMGVHRLVRISPFDSAKRRHTSFTSVEVMPELDDTIEVEIREDDIKMDTFRSGGAGGQNVNKVSTGVRLTHIPTGTVVQSTVDRTQYGNRDRAMKMLQAKLYQMEQEKKAAEVDSLKGEKKEITWGSQIRSYVFTPYTMVKDHRTSFEVAQVDKVMDGDLDGFIDAYLKWRIS, from the exons ATGGACATTTCAGAAATTCGTCAAAAAATTGACGCAAATCGTGAAAAATTAGCTTCTTTTAGGGGGTCTCTT GACCTCGAAGGCTTAGAGGAAGAGATTGCCATTTTGGAAAACAAGATGACAGAACCTGATTTTTGGAACGATAATATCGCGGCCCAAAAAACGTCGCAAGAATTAAATGAATTAAAAAACACCTACAACACCTTCCGTAAAATGGAAGAGTTGCAGGATGAAGTTGAGATTTTATTGGACTTTTTAGCAGAAGACGAGTCAGTCCATGATGAACTTGTTGAACAGTTGACAGAACTGGATAAGATGATGACCAGCTACGAGATGACCCTTCTCTTGTCAGAACCTTATGACCATAATAATGCAATCTTGGAAATCCATCCAGGATCTGGTGGTACTGAGGCTCAGGACTGGGGGGATATGTTGCTTCGTATGTATACTCGTTATGGAAATGCCAAAGGCTTTAAAGTAGAAGTCTTGGACTACCAGGCTGGGGATGAAGCAGGTATCAAGTCTGTGACCTTGTCTTTTGAAGGACCCAATGCTTATGGTCTCCTCAAGTCGGAAATGGGTGTTCACCGTTTGGTCCGTATTTCGCCATTTGATTCTGCCAAACGTCGCCATACATCATTTACATCCGTAGAGGTTATGCCTGAGTTGGATGATACCATCGAAGTGGAGATTCGTGAAGATGATATCAAAATGGATACCTTCCGTTCAGGTGGTGCTGGAGGACAAAACGTCAATAAGGTGTCAACAGGTGTGCGTTTGACACACATTCCTACGGGAACTGTCGTCCAATCAACGGTCGATCGTACCCAGTATGGAAATAGAGATCGTGCCATGAAGATGTTGCAGGCTAAGCTCTATCAAATGGAGCAAGAAAAGAAAGCTGCGGAAGTCGATTCCCTTAAAGGTGAGAAAAAAGAAATCACATGGGGAAGTCAAATCCGTTCATATGTTTTCACGCCTTATACTATGGTAAAAGATCACCGTACAAGCTTTGAAGTTGCTCAGGTAGATAAGGTGATGGATGGAGACCTTGATGGTTTTATCGATGCCTACCTCAAGTGGCGAATCAGCTAA
- a CDS encoding CBS domain-containing protein, protein MVVKDFMTRKVVYISPDTTVAHAADLMREQGLHRLPVIENDQLVGLVTEGTIAEASPSKATSLSIYEMNYLLNKTKVKDVMIRDVVTVSGYASLEDATYLMLKNKIGILPVVDNHQVYGVITDRDVFQAFLEIAGYGEEGIRVRFITENEVGVLGKIVALIVEEDLNISHTVNIPRKDGKVVIEVQIDGKIDLISLKDKFEKEGIQVEEITHTSAKVL, encoded by the coding sequence ATGGTAGTTAAAGATTTCATGACCCGTAAGGTAGTTTATATCAGTCCAGATACGACTGTAGCACACGCAGCAGATTTGATGCGCGAGCAAGGTTTGCACCGTTTACCTGTTATCGAAAACGATCAATTAGTCGGATTGGTAACAGAAGGAACCATTGCGGAAGCCAGCCCATCTAAAGCGACCAGTCTCTCTATCTATGAGATGAATTATCTTCTGAATAAAACCAAAGTAAAAGATGTAATGATTCGAGATGTCGTGACGGTTTCTGGCTATGCTAGTTTAGAAGATGCGACCTACCTGATGCTGAAAAATAAAATTGGGATATTACCAGTCGTAGACAATCATCAGGTCTACGGCGTCATTACAGACCGCGATGTTTTTCAGGCTTTCTTGGAAATCGCTGGGTACGGAGAAGAGGGGATTCGTGTTCGTTTCATTACAGAAAATGAAGTCGGAGTACTGGGAAAAATTGTAGCTTTAATTGTAGAAGAGGATTTAAATATTTCCCATACTGTTAACATTCCACGTAAGGATGGCAAGGTCGTCATCGAAGTTCAAATTGATGGAAAAATCGATTTGATTTCGTTAAAGGATAAGTTTGAAAAAGAAGGAATTCAAGTGGAGGAGATTACTCATACCTCTGCCAAAGTCCTTTAA
- a CDS encoding cytosine permease produces MSKMNDYIQQETITGIVPMTNKDRQYSFWDLFLSTSGFAIATWCYTQGAYVAQYLTFNQMLINIFSFNIIWVFIECLPILFAVKYGIDLWIWLRAVLGKRGVALLSTIISLANFGWYAVAANLFASSMIHLANNFGLGLDKGIWAPILGTLCVLLGTLIALGGPEVIKWTNRFLVIALLIVGLIIVGICFVAVPITDIMNIQPATQGDLTPLERFMLSGEGNVAFAFSWSTQALVLPRLAKSERSGYWATALSYGVVAPFFVATGGVMALAMFVKTGVYESDPTTMLSTLSTPAFALLSLLLVAFANIGTQGTGSYVNCMIVKSGMPKVSYKLMVWIAMVYVSLLTIWGGVEEYFGSFISLAAYIQGPIIGMIVVDYFILRKRKLDLRSAYFLEGHDAYEFTKGFNLVGLSCVFISLLVAVLFVYNPVTAQIQSPIFLITTGSGFTALFGGLLYWLASLSPLKRYMIKDRDTITI; encoded by the coding sequence ATGTCTAAAATGAATGACTATATCCAACAAGAAACCATAACCGGAATTGTTCCCATGACCAATAAGGATCGTCAGTATTCTTTCTGGGATCTCTTTCTATCGACAAGTGGTTTTGCCATTGCTACTTGGTGTTATACCCAAGGGGCTTATGTAGCTCAATATTTGACCTTTAATCAAATGTTGATAAATATTTTTAGCTTTAACATTATCTGGGTTTTTATTGAATGTCTCCCTATTTTGTTTGCGGTTAAGTATGGAATTGATTTGTGGATTTGGTTGAGAGCTGTTCTAGGAAAAAGAGGTGTAGCCCTGTTATCAACCATTATTAGCTTGGCTAACTTTGGATGGTATGCTGTTGCGGCCAATCTTTTTGCCAGTTCCATGATCCATTTGGCAAATAATTTTGGTCTTGGTTTGGACAAGGGAATATGGGCGCCTATTCTTGGTACCCTCTGTGTTCTTCTTGGGACTCTCATTGCTCTTGGAGGCCCGGAAGTGATTAAATGGACCAATCGCTTTTTGGTTATCGCCTTATTGATTGTCGGTCTGATTATCGTTGGAATCTGCTTTGTCGCCGTTCCTATAACGGATATTATGAATATCCAACCAGCCACTCAAGGAGATTTGACGCCATTAGAACGCTTCATGCTCTCTGGAGAAGGAAATGTTGCCTTTGCCTTTTCTTGGTCTACACAGGCATTGGTGTTACCGCGTTTAGCAAAATCAGAACGCAGTGGTTATTGGGCTACAGCCTTATCATACGGAGTTGTGGCTCCATTCTTCGTTGCGACAGGTGGAGTCATGGCTCTAGCCATGTTTGTCAAAACAGGTGTTTATGAAAGTGATCCAACAACCATGCTATCAACTCTAAGCACCCCGGCCTTTGCCCTCTTAAGTCTACTACTAGTAGCCTTTGCCAATATTGGAACCCAGGGGACAGGATCATACGTGAACTGTATGATTGTCAAAAGTGGGATGCCCAAAGTAAGCTATAAACTAATGGTTTGGATTGCCATGGTTTACGTGAGTCTACTCACTATCTGGGGAGGAGTAGAAGAGTATTTCGGATCCTTCATCTCCCTAGCCGCCTATATTCAGGGGCCAATTATTGGTATGATTGTTGTCGATTATTTTATCTTAAGAAAACGAAAACTCGACTTGCGTTCAGCCTATTTCCTTGAAGGGCATGACGCCTACGAATTTACTAAAGGATTTAACTTAGTTGGCTTGTCTTGCGTATTTATCTCCTTATTGGTAGCGGTACTATTTGTTTACAACCCTGTAACTGCACAAATTCAAAGTCCAATCTTTTTAATCACAACGGGTAGTGGTTTTACTGCGCTATTCGGTGGTCTACTATACTGGCTAGCTAGTCTTAGCCCATTGAAACGTTATATGATAAAAGATCGAGACACTATTACGATTTAA